The Setaria italica strain Yugu1 chromosome IX, Setaria_italica_v2.0, whole genome shotgun sequence genome has a window encoding:
- the LOC101763095 gene encoding peamaclein, whose amino-acid sequence MAKKPPLQQAAAALLLLLLVVLVAAAPWLQTAGAASGFCSSKCGVRCGRASARARGACMRTCGLCCEECNCVPTGARGGVNECPCYRNMLTAGPRKRPKCP is encoded by the coding sequence ATGGCCAAGAAGCCCCCGCTCCAGCAGGCCGCcgcggccctcctcctcctgctgctggtggtgctcGTGGCGGCCGCGCCGTGGCTCCagaccgccggcgccgcctcgggGTTCTGCTCGAGCAAGTGCGGCGTGCGGTGCGGCcgcgcgagcgcgcgcgcgcgtggcgcGTGCATGAGGACCTGCGGCCTCTGCTGCGAGGAGTGCAACTGCGTGCCCAcgggggcgcgcggcggcgtcaaCGAGTGCCCCTGCTACCGCAACATGCTCACCGCCGGGCCCAGGAAGAGGCCCAAGTGCCCCTGA